The following coding sequences are from one Oncorhynchus nerka isolate Pitt River linkage group LG6, Oner_Uvic_2.0, whole genome shotgun sequence window:
- the LOC115116299 gene encoding polycomb complex protein BMI-1-A-like encodes MTMHRTTRIKITELNPHLMCVLCGGYFIDATTIIECLHSFCKMCIVRYLETSKYCPICDVPVHKTKPLLNIRSDKTLQDIVYKLVPGLFKNEMKRRRDFYAAHPSVDATTRSNEDRGEVADEDKRIITDDEIISLSIEFFDHNKAKKTGVAEDKQSKEQVNNKRYLQCPAAMTIMHLRKFLRSKMDIPCTYQVEVMYEDEPLKDYYTLMDVAYIYTWRRNGPLPLKYRVRPSCKKMKMSHPQQEGQNSTGRSAESDSASDKACSPAGVPSTSSLPSPGTPVQSPHFPHISKPVNGASTSAPAPTRPFPFGNKPRKASLNGSSLSSGLA; translated from the exons ATGACGATGCATCGAACGACCAGAATTAAGATAACTGAGCTGAACCCCCACCTCATGTGTGTGCTGTGCGGTGGATACTTTATCGATGCCACCACAATTATAGAATGTCTTCATTCAT TCTGCAAGATGTGCATTGTACGCTATCTGGAGACCAGCAAGTATTGTCCCATCTGTGATGTGCCAGTACACAAAACCAAACCTCTGCTCAATATAAG GTCTGACAAAACTCTACAAGACATTGTCTACAAGCTGGTCCCTGGTCTCTTCAAAA AtgagatgaagagaaggagagactttTACGCAGCACACCCTTCTGTAGATG caacgACAAGGTCTAATGAGGATCGAGGGGAGGTGGCTGACGAGGACAAGAGAATCATCACAGACGATGAAATCATCAGCCTCTCCATTGAGTTCTTCGACCACAACAA GGCTAAAAAGACAGGCGTGGCTGAGGACAAACAGTCTAAAGAACAG GTCAATAATAAGCGGTATCTGCAGTGTCCTGCAGCCATGACCATCATGCACCTGAGAAAGTTCCTCCGCAGTAAGATGGACATTCCTTGTACCTATCAG GTTGAAGTGATGTATGAAGATGAGCCCCTGAAAGATTACTACACATTAATGGACGTAGCCTACATCTACACTTGGAGAAGG AATGGCCCTTTGCCGTTGAAGTACCGCGTCAGACCGAGCTGTAAGAAGATGAAGATGAGTCATCCGCAGCAGGAGGGCCAGAACAGCACTGGTCGGTCCGCTGAGAGCGACTCTGCCAGCGACAAAGCCTGCAGCCCTGCCGGcgtcccctccacctcctccttgcCCAGCCCTGGTACCCCGGTGCAGTCCCCACACTTCCCCCACATCTCCAAACCCGTCAACGGCGCCTCCACCTCGGCCCCTGCCCCTACCAGACCATTCCCCTTCGGAAACAAACCGCGGAAGGCCTCGCTGAATGGTTCTTCTTTGTCCTCGGGACTGGCCTGA